GAAATAATAATCCCTATAGACAGGAGAATATGATGATTATAGAGAAAATCACTGTTGGAAGCTTTTCTGCGAATTGCTATATTGTAGGATGTGAGAAAACTAAGGAAGGAATTATCATAGATCCTGGAGATGAGGTTGAAAAGATACTAGAATTAATAAACAAAAATGGTCTTGATATAAAAATGATTCTCAATACCCATGCACATATTGACCATTCTTTAGGGATACAGGGTCTTAAAGAAAAGCTGGGAGTGAATTTTTGCATGC
This sequence is a window from Nitrospinota bacterium. Protein-coding genes within it:
- a CDS encoding MBL fold metallo-hydrolase, with amino-acid sequence MMIIEKITVGSFSANCYIVGCEKTKEGIIIDPGDEVEKILELINKNGLDIKMILNTHAHIDHSLGIQGLKEKLGVNFCM